A single genomic interval of Armigeres subalbatus isolate Guangzhou_Male chromosome 1, GZ_Asu_2, whole genome shotgun sequence harbors:
- the LOC134205742 gene encoding bis(5'-adenosyl)-triphosphatase enpp4-like isoform X2, translated as MARNECYRWLPLVVLVLALLRTSAALATSSTTTATSDPAILLVVSYDAFRTEYLRRNSTSFMNELRRNGTTTEYLRNVFPTKTFPNHHSIATGVYPNQHGVMANEMYDHGRGKLEYSYEMFHYDDDIVPIWTLNELNGGHSGCMMWPGSNLPYTKASVNCTFVKAYNLSLPWNDRVDTVFQWIRDPQQPANLVMMYIEEPDYYGHIYSPDSDRVAQLLVKLNDLTRYIYEKVREFNLLDRVNVVHLSDHGMDSLMLKNFINLTNFVPTDIKYDRYGNTPVLQIVPKVKQQTADLYRALKNASEKNGNFDVYTLENLPIRWHFNNSERTGPITAVARLGYGFEDMWETVEYYRKTYNVSVTPESRYGVHGYDNDLPVMHPIFFGYGPRIRERTTVDPFDTVDLYYLFCEILKLNAPSYLAGQRQHIAGVLRNDSRDDDGNDDGSTRASTLVVIFAGSLVGSFALVSLLAGFVLWQRRRRENMVPHYLYDETESFLDEGNKLLPAAAHQQQQSQYQHPPSNHRSHHHHHQLRSSSSINGDVVSIDV; from the exons ATGGCCCGCAATGAATGTTACCGATGGCTACCATTGGTAGTACTGGTCCTAGCTCTGCTCCGAACATCTGCTGCACTTGCCACATCGTCGACGACGACAGCCACTTCCGATCCAGCAATCCTACTCGTAGTGTCCTATGACGCATTCCGGACCGAGTACCTGAGGCGCAATAGCACTTCTTTCATGAACGAACTGCGTCGAAATGGCACAACGACGGAATATCTGCGGAATGTGTTCCCCACGAAGACGTTCCCCAACCATCACAGCATTGCCACGGGAGTGTACCCGAATCAGCACGGGGTGATGGCCAACGAAATGTACGACCATGGTCGAGGGAAGCTCGAGTATTCGTACGAAATGTTTCACTACGATGACGACATCGTGCCAATCTGG ACACTTAACGAACTGAATGGCGGTCATTCCGGTTGTATGATGTGGCCGGGGTCAAACTTGCCGTACACCAAAGCCAGCGTGAATTGTACGTTCGTAAAAGCGTATAATTTATCGCTCCCGTGGAATGATCGGGTGGACACTGTTTTCCAATGGATTCGGGATCCTCAGCAACCAGCTAACCTGGTTATGATGTACATAGAGGAACCGGACTACTACGGTCACATCTATAGTCCGGATTCGGATCGGGTGGCACAGCTACTGGTCAAATTGAACGATCTAACGCGATATATTTACGAAAAGGTACGAGAGTTCAATCTGCTGGATCGGGTGAATGTGGTGCATTTGAGTGACCACGGAATGGACTCGTTGATGCTGAAGAACTTTATCAACCTGACCAACTTCGTGCCGACCGATATCAAGTACGATCGGTATGGAAATACGCCGGTTTTGCAAATTGTGCCCAAGGTGAAGCAACAAACGGCCGATCTGTACCGTGCGTTGAAGAATGCTTCCGAGAAGAATGGAAACTTCGATGTGTACACGTTGGAGAATCTGCCAATCAGATGGCATTTCAACAATTCGGAACGAACAGGACCCATTACGGCGGTGGCCCGACTGGGATATGGATTTGAGGATATGTGGGAGACGGTGGAGTACTACCGGAAGACGTACAATGTGTCAG TAACCCCGGAGTCCAGATACGGTGTCCATGGCTACGACAACGACCTCCCAGTTATGCATCCGATCTTTTTCGGCTACGGCCCTCGGATACGGGAAAGAACCACGGTGGATCCGTTCGACACGGTCGATCTCTACTATCTGTTCTGCGAGATTCTGAAGCTCAATGCCCCGTCCTACTTGGCCGGTCAACGGCAGCATATTGCGGGCGTACTGCGCAATGACTCGCGTGACGACGATGGAAACGATGACGGGTCCACGCGGGCCTCCACCCTCGTCG TCATTTTCGCCGGTAGCTTAGTGGGGTCATTTGCACTGGTGAGCCTGTTGGCAGGTTTTGTCCTGTGGCAGCGCCGCCGCCGGGAAAACATGGTACCGCACTATCTGTACGACGAAACGGAATCGTTTTTGGATGAGGGTAACAAGTTGCTACCAGCGGCCGCCCATCAGCAGCAACAGTCCCAGTACCAACACCCTCCCAGCAATCATCGCagccatcatcatcaccatcagcTACGGTCCAGTTCGTCCATCAACGGGGATGTTGTTTCGATAGACGTTTGA
- the LOC134205742 gene encoding bis(5'-adenosyl)-triphosphatase enpp4-like isoform X1 yields the protein MSKKENPYDLTAPSVMARNECYRWLPLVVLVLALLRTSAALATSSTTTATSDPAILLVVSYDAFRTEYLRRNSTSFMNELRRNGTTTEYLRNVFPTKTFPNHHSIATGVYPNQHGVMANEMYDHGRGKLEYSYEMFHYDDDIVPIWTLNELNGGHSGCMMWPGSNLPYTKASVNCTFVKAYNLSLPWNDRVDTVFQWIRDPQQPANLVMMYIEEPDYYGHIYSPDSDRVAQLLVKLNDLTRYIYEKVREFNLLDRVNVVHLSDHGMDSLMLKNFINLTNFVPTDIKYDRYGNTPVLQIVPKVKQQTADLYRALKNASEKNGNFDVYTLENLPIRWHFNNSERTGPITAVARLGYGFEDMWETVEYYRKTYNVSVTPESRYGVHGYDNDLPVMHPIFFGYGPRIRERTTVDPFDTVDLYYLFCEILKLNAPSYLAGQRQHIAGVLRNDSRDDDGNDDGSTRASTLVVIFAGSLVGSFALVSLLAGFVLWQRRRRENMVPHYLYDETESFLDEGNKLLPAAAHQQQQSQYQHPPSNHRSHHHHHQLRSSSSINGDVVSIDV from the exons atgtcaaagaaggaaaatccatacgatttgacag CTCCCAGTGTGATGGCCCGCAATGAATGTTACCGATGGCTACCATTGGTAGTACTGGTCCTAGCTCTGCTCCGAACATCTGCTGCACTTGCCACATCGTCGACGACGACAGCCACTTCCGATCCAGCAATCCTACTCGTAGTGTCCTATGACGCATTCCGGACCGAGTACCTGAGGCGCAATAGCACTTCTTTCATGAACGAACTGCGTCGAAATGGCACAACGACGGAATATCTGCGGAATGTGTTCCCCACGAAGACGTTCCCCAACCATCACAGCATTGCCACGGGAGTGTACCCGAATCAGCACGGGGTGATGGCCAACGAAATGTACGACCATGGTCGAGGGAAGCTCGAGTATTCGTACGAAATGTTTCACTACGATGACGACATCGTGCCAATCTGG ACACTTAACGAACTGAATGGCGGTCATTCCGGTTGTATGATGTGGCCGGGGTCAAACTTGCCGTACACCAAAGCCAGCGTGAATTGTACGTTCGTAAAAGCGTATAATTTATCGCTCCCGTGGAATGATCGGGTGGACACTGTTTTCCAATGGATTCGGGATCCTCAGCAACCAGCTAACCTGGTTATGATGTACATAGAGGAACCGGACTACTACGGTCACATCTATAGTCCGGATTCGGATCGGGTGGCACAGCTACTGGTCAAATTGAACGATCTAACGCGATATATTTACGAAAAGGTACGAGAGTTCAATCTGCTGGATCGGGTGAATGTGGTGCATTTGAGTGACCACGGAATGGACTCGTTGATGCTGAAGAACTTTATCAACCTGACCAACTTCGTGCCGACCGATATCAAGTACGATCGGTATGGAAATACGCCGGTTTTGCAAATTGTGCCCAAGGTGAAGCAACAAACGGCCGATCTGTACCGTGCGTTGAAGAATGCTTCCGAGAAGAATGGAAACTTCGATGTGTACACGTTGGAGAATCTGCCAATCAGATGGCATTTCAACAATTCGGAACGAACAGGACCCATTACGGCGGTGGCCCGACTGGGATATGGATTTGAGGATATGTGGGAGACGGTGGAGTACTACCGGAAGACGTACAATGTGTCAG TAACCCCGGAGTCCAGATACGGTGTCCATGGCTACGACAACGACCTCCCAGTTATGCATCCGATCTTTTTCGGCTACGGCCCTCGGATACGGGAAAGAACCACGGTGGATCCGTTCGACACGGTCGATCTCTACTATCTGTTCTGCGAGATTCTGAAGCTCAATGCCCCGTCCTACTTGGCCGGTCAACGGCAGCATATTGCGGGCGTACTGCGCAATGACTCGCGTGACGACGATGGAAACGATGACGGGTCCACGCGGGCCTCCACCCTCGTCG TCATTTTCGCCGGTAGCTTAGTGGGGTCATTTGCACTGGTGAGCCTGTTGGCAGGTTTTGTCCTGTGGCAGCGCCGCCGCCGGGAAAACATGGTACCGCACTATCTGTACGACGAAACGGAATCGTTTTTGGATGAGGGTAACAAGTTGCTACCAGCGGCCGCCCATCAGCAGCAACAGTCCCAGTACCAACACCCTCCCAGCAATCATCGCagccatcatcatcaccatcagcTACGGTCCAGTTCGTCCATCAACGGGGATGTTGTTTCGATAGACGTTTGA